In Onychostoma macrolepis isolate SWU-2019 chromosome 14, ASM1243209v1, whole genome shotgun sequence, a single window of DNA contains:
- the itga6l gene encoding integrin alpha-6 isoform X1 codes for MRQPSERCSELDYACQAMIEDERACVQVSFTDSAPERSIIMLFSQWALLLTVWILRVEVSSFNLDTQNVMNKRGEAGSLFGFAMAMHHQLKPSEERVLLIGAPHAKALPSQNANISGGLYRCKFTTKSDNCERISVDIKERPRNTPGQDYRENQWLGVRVRSQGRGGKVVTCAHRYQDWSFDNRRLLGRCFVLEQDLNLVTDGESTRAICKNRAPDKHKFGYCQQGVSVAFSKDNKYLVYGAPGAYEWKGIVHMEPVDNFSIETYETGDHNQHQHELIPVDISSLLGFAVDTGMNLMKKGELNVVAGAPRSNHSGEVLLLRPEEKAETRNLKTEYILHGPGLASSFGYDLAVLDLNGDGWDDLVVGAPEFSKISMDEDVGGAVYVYINQGKGQRWNQIKPVCLYGKRDSMFGLAVAHIGDINQDGYQDFAVSAPNEDTGRGRVYIYHGSAAEFRQNPEVLDAGDPSIKSFGYSLAGNMDIDDNGYPDLAVGSLSDSVQVYRSKPVVNIEKTLKLTPNTIDFKAQDCKRYPCNITAQSCFTYTSQPPTYNHKLRIKYTLKADTLWIERGLRSRVVFVNSEDAQGYQELSVQGKQECIQTKLRLLGDIQDRLTNIFISLSVSLAPNNPKQTVRNLPGLEPVLNALQENATKAEVTFRNSGCGSDNICQSNLQLEYRFCTKGQQQDKCDPLTMENDIPVISPGDKNIALEVTVTNIGGDDAHQSQLSVVFPEFLQLSSVEPKKSSEIQVQCNPNENKTKADCQLGNPFKRDSEVSFFLILNTERLSLRVTSANVTMLLKTISIQNIPVVVAEAKIIFELHLKVAGLAKPSQLFFGGEVKDLKAMKSEDDIGSSVHYEFRIINLGRPLKSFGSVVLNIQWPNATKKGKQLLYLVQIKDHRKNIIHCTPAEAINPLRFIKASSRGRREVEHESGLKALASTDFFPFLDNKRKYKTLTCADDLRCVAIKCPLEEVDSTTAVVLHARLWNNTFLEEYSSLNYLDIVLDAFLTLNSTQKNIGMQPSNTKVKLTVFRERKPALLSRVPWWVILLSILTALLLLGLLFYLLRKFKCLNCGMCAKEKKVY; via the exons ATGAGACAACCAAGTGAGAGGTGCTCAG AACTTGACTACGCCTGCCAGGCAATGATTGAGGATGAAAGGGCATGTGTGCAGGTTTCCTTTACAG ATTCAGCTCCAGAGAGGTCCATCATCATGTTGTTCAGTCAGTGGGCTCTCCTCTTGACCGTGTGGATTCTTCGTGTGGAGGTTTCATCTTTTAACCTGGACACGCAGAACGTGATGAACAAGCGTGGAGAAGCTGGCTCTTTGTTTGGGTTTGCTATGGCCATGCACCATCAGCTCAAACCTTCAGAGGAGCGAGT ATTGCTGATTGGAGCTCCTCATGCTAAAGCATTGCCCAGTCAAAATGCCAATATATCTGGAGGTCTGTACAGATGTAAATTCACAACAAAATCTGATAATTGTGAACGCATTTCTGTTGATATAAAAG AACGTCCCCGAAACACTCCTGGGCAAGATTATAGAGAAAATCAATGGCTGGGCGTCCGTGTCCGAAGTCAGGGACGAGGAGGCAAAGTAGTG ACTTGTGCCCACAGGTACCAGGATTGGAGTTTTGACAACCGGCGGTTATTGGGCAGATGTTTTGTCCTGGAACAGGACCTTAACTTGGTGACGGACGGAGAGTCCACAAGAGCTATTTGTAAGAATCGGGCACCAGATAAGCACAAGTTTGGCTACTGTCAACAAGGGGTCTCTGTAGCATTTTCCAAAGACAACAAATATCTTGTTTATGGAGCTCCAGGAGCATATGAATGGAAAG GCATTGTGCACATGGAGCCTGTTGATAACTTCTCTATAGAGACATATGAAACGGGAGATCATAATCAGCATCAACACGAGCTTATTCCTGTGGACATCAGCAGCCTTTTAG GCTTTGCTGTCGATACTGGGATGAACCTAATGAAAAAAGGAGAGCTGAATGTTGTGGCCGGGGCTCCGCGATCAAACCACAGCGGGGAGGTTTTGCTGCTGAGACCAGAAGAAAAGGCAGAAACAAGGAACCTGAAAACTGAGTACATCCTTCATGGCCCAGGTTTGGCCTCCTCCTTTGGCTATGACCTCGCTGTTCTTGACTTAAATGGAGATGG GTGGGATGATCTTGTTGTGGGTGCACCCGAGTTCTCCAAAATAAGCATGGATGAAGATGTAGGAGGAGCTGTGTATGTTTACATCAACCAAGGCAAAGGACAGCGCTGGAACCAAATCAAACCAGTGTGTCTATATGGGAAAAGGGACTCCATGTTTGGACTAGCAGTGGCGCATATTGGGGATATCAATCAAGATGGATACCAAG ATTTTGCGGTGAGTGCTCCTAATGAGGATACAGGGAGAGGTCGAGTCTACATATATCATGGATCAGCTGCAGAGTTTCGTCAAAATCCAGAG GTTTTAGATGCTGGAGACCCTAGTATCAAATCGTTTGGTTATTCTTTGGCTGGAAACATGGATATAGATGATAATGGCTATCCAGACCTGGCTGTGGGTTCACTTTCAGATAGTGTTCAAGTTTATAG gaGTAAACCAGTGGTAAACATAGAAAAGACCTTAAAATTAACGCCGAATACTATTGATTTCAAGGCTCAGGACTGCAAGAGATATCCATG caATATTACAGCTCAGTCCTGCTTCACTTACACTTCCCAACCACCCACATACAATCACAAACTGA GGATCAAGTACACATTAAAGGCTGATACATTGTGGATAGAGAGGGGTCTTCGTTCACGAGTGGTCTTTGTGAATTCTGAGGATGCACAGGGATACCAGGAACTGTCTGTCCAAGGCAAACAAGAGTGTATCCAGACCAAGCTCAGGCTGCTG GGAGATATCCAGGATAGGTTGACCAACATTTTCATCAGCCTGTCGGTTTCTTTGGCGCCTaacaatccaaaacagacaGTCAGAAACCTCCCTGGCTTAGAGCCAGTTCTGAACGCTCTGCAAGAAAATGCAACCAAAGCAGAG GTCACCTTTAGAAATTCTGGCTGTGGAAGTGACAACATCTGTCAGAGTAATCTGCAGCTCGAGTATAGGTTCTGCACCAAAGGCCAACAACAAGACAAATGTGACCCTCTAACCAT GGAAAATGATATTCCTGTCATTTCTCCTGGTGATAAGAACATTGCCCTGGAGGTCACTGTAACCAACATAGGTGGAGACGATGCACACCAGAGCCAACTTTCTGTGGTGTTTCCAGAATTTCTGCAGCTGTCATCAGTCGAGCCGAAGAAGAGTAGC GAAATTCAGGTGCAGTGTAAcccaaatgaaaataaaacaaaggctGACTGCCAACTTGGAAATCCTTTTAAAAGAGACTCAGAG GTTTCATTCTTCCTGATACTTAACACAGAAAGGCTTTCCTTGAGAGTAACAAGCGCTAATGTGACTATGTTGCTAAAAAC GATCAGCATTCAAAATATCCCAGTAGTCGTTGCAGAAGCAAAAATTATCTTTGAACTGCATCTGAAAGTCGCTGG TCTTGCTAAACCTTCCCAATTATTCTTTGGAGGAGAAGTAAAAGATTTGAAAGCAATGAAATCAGAAGATGATATCGGCTCTTCGGTCCACTATGAGTTTAGG ATCATTAACCTTGGTCGGCCTCTGAAGTCCTTCGGTTCTGTTGTGCTGAACATTCAGTGGCCAAATGCAACCAAGAAGGGAAAACAGCTCCTGTACCTTGTGCAGATCAAGGATCAtcgaaaaaatattattcactGCACGCCAGCAGAGGCAATCAACCCACTCCGATTTATCAAG GCATCATCTAGAGGACGGCGTGAAGTAGAGCATGAATCAGGCTTGAAGGCTCTTGCCTCTActgatttttttccctttttggACAACAAACGAAAGTATAAAACCCTG ACATGTGCTGATGACTTAAGATGTGTGGCGATAAAGTGCCCTCTTGAGGAAGTGGACAGCACTACAGCCGTTGTTCTTCATGCACGCTTATGGAACAATACTTTTCTTGAG GAGTATAGTTCATTGAACTACTTGGATATTGTACTGGATGCATTTTTGACTCTTAATTCGACTCAGAAGAATATTGGGATGCAGCCATCCAATACTAAG GTGAAGCTAACGGTTTTTCGTGAAAGAAAGCCTGCTTTGCTCAGTCGAGTCCCATGGTGGGTCATTCTACTCAGCATATTGACTGCACTGCTTTTACTGGGTCTTCTCTTCTACCTGTTAAGGAAG tttaaatgcttgaaTTGTGGAATGTGTGCTAAAGAAAAGAAGGTATACTAA